One genomic window of Xanthobacter dioxanivorans includes the following:
- a CDS encoding GIY-YIG nuclease family protein, with translation MNGAFFVYILASEVNGTLYVGITNDLVRRTFEHRSGEAKGFTRKHGVKRLVDFEQHDTAYAAITREKRLKKWPRDWKKNLIEQENPHWLDLYDDVARP, from the coding sequence ATGAATGGAGCGTTCTTCGTCTATATCCTCGCGAGCGAGGTGAACGGAACGCTCTATGTGGGCATCACGAACGATCTCGTGCGTAGGACCTTCGAGCATCGCAGCGGGGAGGCAAAAGGCTTCACCCGGAAGCACGGTGTCAAGCGTCTCGTCGATTTCGAGCAGCACGATACGGCTTATGCCGCCATCACGAGGGAGAAGCGGCTGAAGAAGTGGCCCCGGGACTGGAAGAAAAACCTGATCGAGCAGGAGAACCCGCATTGGCTCGACCTGTATGACGACGTCGCCCGGCCGTGA
- a CDS encoding cisplatin damage response ATP-dependent DNA ligase → MNRFAALLDRMSYEAGRNAKIRLMADYFRTTPDPERGFALAALTGALSFANAKPGLVRALIMERADPVLFEMSYDYVGDLSETVALMWPKLEGAPAHAPLLSEIVHGLSTLSKSTLPRCLAEWLDGLDETGRWALLKLITGAMRVGASARLAKTAVASLGEVTPDEVELVWPGLEPPYEALFAWVEGCGPRPETSNPAPFRPVMLAHAIEEADFSTLDPEAFLAEWKWDGIRVQAVAGTGPEGARVVRLYSRTGEDISGAFPDLAGTLADAIAFDGAMDGELLIVRGGRVEPFNVLQQRLNRKSVTVKMLAEFPAHIRAYDLLMEGDEDLRGLPFAARRARLEALVARLDTPRVDLSPLVPFASWADLTAARRDPASAGAGQDAEAVEGVMIKRADSLYLPGRPKGPWWKWKRDPHTVDAVLMYAQRGHGKRSSFYSDYTFGVWTAGEDGADVLVPVGKAYFGFTDEELKLIDAFVRRATINRFGPVREVVHEKEEGLVLEVAFEGLARSTRHRSGIAMRFPRIARLRWDKPPGEADRLETLEALLG, encoded by the coding sequence ATGAACCGCTTCGCCGCGCTCCTCGACCGCATGTCCTACGAGGCCGGGCGCAATGCCAAGATCCGGCTCATGGCGGACTATTTCCGCACCACGCCGGATCCCGAGCGCGGCTTCGCCCTCGCCGCGCTCACCGGCGCGCTTTCCTTCGCCAATGCCAAGCCCGGCCTCGTGCGCGCCCTCATCATGGAGCGGGCCGACCCGGTGCTGTTCGAGATGTCCTACGATTATGTGGGCGACCTCTCCGAAACCGTCGCCCTCATGTGGCCGAAGCTGGAGGGCGCGCCCGCCCACGCGCCGCTCCTGTCGGAGATCGTCCACGGCCTCTCCACCCTGTCGAAGAGCACCCTGCCCCGCTGCCTGGCAGAATGGCTGGATGGCCTCGACGAGACCGGACGCTGGGCACTGCTGAAGCTCATCACCGGCGCCATGCGGGTGGGCGCCTCCGCCCGCCTCGCCAAGACGGCGGTGGCGAGCCTGGGCGAGGTGACGCCCGACGAGGTGGAGCTGGTGTGGCCCGGGCTGGAGCCGCCCTATGAGGCCCTGTTCGCCTGGGTGGAGGGGTGCGGGCCACGGCCCGAGACCTCGAACCCCGCGCCCTTCCGCCCGGTGATGCTGGCCCACGCCATCGAGGAGGCGGATTTCTCCACCCTGGACCCTGAGGCCTTCCTGGCCGAATGGAAATGGGACGGCATCCGCGTGCAGGCGGTGGCCGGCACCGGGCCGGAGGGCGCGCGCGTGGTGCGGCTTTATTCGCGCACCGGCGAGGACATTTCCGGCGCCTTCCCGGACCTTGCCGGAACCCTGGCCGACGCCATCGCCTTCGACGGCGCCATGGACGGGGAGCTGCTCATCGTGCGCGGCGGGCGGGTGGAGCCGTTCAACGTGCTGCAGCAACGCCTCAACCGCAAGAGCGTGACGGTGAAGATGCTGGCGGAATTCCCCGCCCACATCCGCGCCTACGACCTGCTGATGGAGGGAGACGAGGACCTGCGCGGTCTGCCCTTCGCGGCGCGCCGCGCCCGGCTGGAAGCCCTCGTCGCGCGGCTGGACACGCCCCGCGTCGACCTCTCGCCGCTGGTGCCCTTCGCCAGCTGGGCGGACCTGACCGCCGCCCGCCGCGATCCCGCCTCCGCTGGCGCCGGGCAGGACGCGGAGGCGGTGGAAGGGGTGATGATCAAGCGTGCCGACAGCCTCTATCTGCCCGGCCGTCCCAAGGGGCCGTGGTGGAAGTGGAAGCGCGATCCGCACACGGTGGATGCGGTGCTCATGTATGCCCAGCGCGGCCACGGCAAGCGCTCGTCCTTCTATTCCGACTACACCTTCGGGGTGTGGACCGCCGGCGAGGACGGGGCGGATGTGCTGGTGCCGGTGGGCAAGGCCTATTTCGGCTTCACCGACGAGGAATTGAAGCTGATCGACGCCTTCGTGCGCCGCGCCACCATCAACCGCTTCGGCCCGGTGCGCGAGGTGGTGCACGAAAAGGAGGAAGGCCTGGTGCTGGAAGTGGCCTTCGAGGGCCTCGCCCGCTCCACCCGCCACCGCTCCGGCATCGCCATGCGCTTTCCCCGCATCGCCCGCCTCAGGTGGGACAAGCCGCCGGGGGAGGCGGACCGGCTGGAGACGCTGGAGGCGCTTTTGGGGTAG
- a CDS encoding ligase-associated DNA damage response exonuclease: MRPEDLLRPSPKGLYSPAGDFFVDPTRAVPRAVITHGHSDHARAGHAHVLATRETLDLMAIRYGASFAGATQPLAYGERVVINGVGVSLHPAGHVLGSAQVRLEKDGLVIVVSGDYKDASDPTCAPFEPVRCHVFVSEATFGLPVFRHPPASAETAKLLASVRIFPERTHIVGAYSLGKAQRMMALMREAGHTAPLYVHGALTAITDYYVSRGIALGEILPVNGAPKAAFAGAVVIAPPSSMTDMWARRFADPITCFASGWMRVRARARQRGVELPLVVSDHADWDGLCASIRATGCEEVWVTHGAEDALVHWARTRQLRARPLRMVGYGEEDEEGALPAQEGEA; encoded by the coding sequence ATGCGCCCGGAAGACCTGCTCCGCCCCTCGCCCAAGGGCCTTTATTCCCCCGCCGGCGACTTCTTCGTGGACCCGACGCGGGCCGTGCCGCGGGCGGTGATCACCCACGGGCATTCGGACCATGCGCGCGCCGGCCATGCCCACGTGCTCGCCACCCGCGAGACGCTGGACCTCATGGCCATCCGCTATGGCGCCAGCTTCGCCGGCGCCACGCAGCCCCTCGCCTATGGGGAAAGGGTCGTCATCAACGGCGTGGGCGTCAGCCTTCATCCCGCCGGCCACGTGCTCGGATCCGCCCAGGTCCGGCTGGAGAAGGACGGGCTCGTGATCGTGGTGTCGGGCGACTACAAGGACGCGTCCGATCCCACCTGCGCGCCGTTCGAGCCGGTGAGGTGCCACGTCTTCGTCAGCGAGGCGACGTTCGGCCTGCCCGTGTTCCGCCACCCGCCGGCCAGCGCTGAGACGGCGAAGCTGCTCGCCTCGGTGCGCATCTTCCCCGAGCGGACCCACATCGTCGGCGCCTACTCGCTGGGCAAGGCGCAGCGGATGATGGCGCTGATGCGGGAGGCGGGGCACACGGCGCCGCTCTACGTGCATGGGGCGCTCACGGCCATCACCGACTATTACGTCTCCCGCGGCATCGCCCTGGGCGAGATCCTGCCGGTGAACGGCGCGCCCAAGGCCGCCTTTGCCGGCGCGGTGGTGATCGCCCCGCCCTCCTCCATGACCGATATGTGGGCGCGGCGCTTCGCCGATCCCATCACCTGCTTCGCCTCCGGCTGGATGCGCGTGCGCGCCCGCGCCCGCCAGCGCGGCGTGGAGCTGCCGCTGGTGGTGTCCGACCATGCGGACTGGGACGGGCTCTGCGCGTCCATCCGCGCCACCGGCTGCGAGGAAGTCTGGGTCACCCACGGCGCCGAGGACGCGCTGGTCCACTGGGCCCGCACCCGCCAGCTGCGCGCCAGGCCCCTGCGCATGGTGGGCTATGGCGAGGAGGACGAGGAGGGGGCCCTCCCGGCGCAGGAGGGCGAGGCATGA
- a CDS encoding DUF952 domain-containing protein: protein MPDLVFKICPASLWAEAQAKGVFAGAPVDHADGFIHFSTAAQARETAARHFAGQADLKLVAVEAAPLGAALKWEPSRGGDLFPHLYAPLPVSAVRWVKDLPLGPDGAHLFPDLA from the coding sequence ATGCCCGACCTCGTCTTCAAGATCTGTCCCGCGTCGCTCTGGGCCGAGGCGCAGGCGAAGGGAGTATTCGCGGGCGCACCGGTGGACCATGCGGACGGCTTCATCCACTTCTCCACCGCCGCGCAGGCGCGCGAGACGGCGGCGCGGCACTTCGCCGGGCAGGCGGACCTGAAGCTCGTGGCGGTGGAGGCGGCGCCCCTGGGCGCGGCGCTGAAATGGGAGCCCTCGCGCGGGGGCGACCTCTTTCCCCATCTCTACGCGCCGCTGCCCGTGTCCGCCGTGCGCTGGGTGAAGGACCTGCCCCTCGGCCCCGATGGCGCCCACCTGTTTCCCGATCTTGCCTGA
- the rpsP gene encoding 30S ribosomal protein S16, producing MSLKIRLARGGAKKRPYYRIVIADARSPRDGRFIEKIGTFNPLLAKDAENRVVLDAEKAKAWLEKGAQPTDRVARFLDAAGLMKRDAKSNPKKGEPGEKAKERAKEKAAKAAAGTEDAAAE from the coding sequence ATGTCCCTCAAGATCCGTCTCGCCCGTGGTGGCGCCAAGAAGCGTCCCTATTACCGCATCGTCATCGCCGACGCCCGCTCGCCCCGCGACGGCCGCTTCATCGAGAAGATCGGCACCTTCAACCCGCTGCTGGCCAAGGATGCCGAGAACCGCGTGGTGCTCGACGCCGAGAAGGCCAAGGCGTGGCTCGAGAAGGGCGCCCAGCCCACCGATCGCGTGGCCCGCTTCCTCGACGCCGCCGGCCTCATGAAGCGCGATGCCAAGAGCAACCCCAAGAAGGGCGAGCCCGGCGAGAAGGCCAAGGAGCGCGCCAAGGAGAAGGCCGCCAAGGCCGCCGCCGGCACCGAGGACGCGGCCGCCGAGTGA
- a CDS encoding MATE family efflux transporter produces the protein MTLAAPPPGVTHRRVLAIALPMTLAHLTTPLLGIVDAAVVGRLGDAALLGGVALAAVIFDMLFWMFGFLRMGTVGLAAQALGRRDGMEQRAVLARALLVAGVLGLALVALQEPIARLALALAGASAEVSRAVADYYAVRIFAAPFTLANYVVLGWLVGLGRTGRALALQVGMNLLNMALSALFVLGAGWGVAGAAAGTLIAEIAGAGTGLLLCLRMLGGTVSVPRAVLLDRGRLAETFLLNRDIMIRTAALMFAFSFFAAQGARAGDVTLAANAVLQNMVMVAAYFLDGFATAAEQICGAAVGARRRADFSAGVRLALAWGFAFALGACVIYLAAGPVLVDAMTTSPEVRAQARIFLLYAALLPVAGVSAYAFDGVYIGALWSRDMRNLMLAALGVYLLAWWGLRPLGNHGLWLAFLAFLLARGLFQALRLPALTRRTFGA, from the coding sequence GTGACCCTCGCCGCGCCGCCGCCCGGCGTCACCCACCGGCGGGTGCTCGCCATCGCGCTGCCGATGACGCTGGCGCACCTGACGACGCCACTGCTCGGCATCGTCGATGCGGCGGTGGTGGGGCGCCTGGGGGATGCGGCGCTGCTCGGCGGGGTGGCGCTCGCCGCCGTCATCTTCGACATGCTGTTCTGGATGTTCGGCTTCCTGCGCATGGGCACGGTGGGCCTCGCGGCGCAGGCGCTGGGCCGGCGCGACGGGATGGAGCAGCGGGCGGTGCTCGCCCGCGCCCTGCTCGTCGCCGGCGTGCTGGGGCTCGCGCTCGTGGCCCTCCAGGAGCCCATCGCCCGCCTTGCCCTGGCCCTCGCCGGGGCGAGCGCGGAGGTGAGCCGGGCGGTGGCCGACTATTACGCCGTGCGCATCTTCGCCGCGCCGTTCACGCTGGCGAACTACGTGGTGCTGGGCTGGCTGGTGGGCCTCGGCCGCACCGGCCGGGCCCTGGCGCTGCAGGTGGGCATGAACCTGCTCAACATGGCCTTGTCGGCGCTGTTCGTGCTCGGCGCCGGCTGGGGCGTCGCGGGGGCGGCGGCGGGCACGCTCATCGCCGAGATCGCCGGTGCCGGCACCGGCCTCCTCCTCTGCCTGCGGATGCTCGGGGGCACGGTGTCGGTGCCGCGCGCGGTGCTGCTCGACCGGGGGCGGCTCGCCGAGACTTTCCTCCTGAACCGCGACATCATGATCCGCACCGCGGCGCTGATGTTCGCCTTCTCCTTCTTCGCCGCTCAGGGGGCGCGGGCGGGCGACGTGACCCTGGCCGCCAATGCGGTGCTGCAGAATATGGTGATGGTGGCCGCCTATTTCCTCGATGGCTTCGCCACCGCCGCCGAGCAGATCTGCGGCGCGGCGGTGGGCGCGCGCCGGCGGGCGGACTTCTCCGCCGGGGTGCGCCTCGCGCTCGCCTGGGGCTTTGCCTTCGCCCTCGGCGCCTGCGTCATCTATCTCGCCGCCGGCCCGGTCCTCGTGGATGCCATGACCACCAGCCCCGAGGTGCGGGCGCAGGCGCGGATCTTCCTCCTGTATGCCGCGCTGCTGCCGGTGGCGGGGGTCTCGGCCTATGCCTTCGACGGGGTCTATATCGGCGCGCTCTGGTCACGCGACATGCGCAACCTGATGCTGGCGGCGCTCGGCGTCTATCTCCTCGCCTGGTGGGGCCTGAGGCCGTTGGGCAATCACGGCCTGTGGCTTGCCTTCCTCGCCTTCCTGCTGGCGCGCGGCCTGTTCCAGGCGCTGCGCCTGCCGGCGCTGACGCGGCGGACCTTCGGCGCGTGA
- the ffh gene encoding signal recognition particle protein: MFDTLSDRLGGILDKLKRRGALTEADVGEAMREVRRALIEADVALDVVRSFTDRVRQRAVGVEVIKSVTPGQMVVKIVHDELVATLGSDADPIDLNAPAPVPILMVGLQGSGKTTSTAKIAKRLTERGKRKVLMASLDTRRPAAMEQLATLGRQVDVATLPIVAGQSALQIARRAIEAAKLGGFDVVMLDTAGRVTLDEGLMAEVAEVKAATSPHEVLLVADSLTGQDAVNTAKAFDGRVGLTGIVLTRADGDGRGGAALSMRAVTGKPIKLLGTGEKMDALEDFDPHRVAGRILGMGDVVALVEKAAENIDLEKAKITAERMRKGTFDLDDLRGQLEQMAKMGGLGGLMGMLPGVAKVKNQIASANLDDKVFKRQVAIINSMTPKERRAPKLLDASRKRRIAAGSGTKVEEINRLLKMHRQMADVMKAMGGAAGKRGPLAGLAGMMGFGGGGPSPEMLQDMAEKMGKGGPGGMSGAPGGLPPNFPGLPGGGLPSKFPGGLPGLPKGFPGLGGPGKKK, from the coding sequence ATGTTCGATACCCTTTCCGACCGCCTCGGCGGCATACTCGACAAGCTGAAGCGGCGTGGCGCCCTCACCGAGGCCGACGTCGGCGAGGCCATGCGCGAGGTCCGCCGGGCGCTGATCGAGGCGGACGTGGCCCTCGACGTGGTGCGCTCCTTCACCGACCGGGTGCGCCAGCGCGCCGTGGGCGTGGAGGTCATCAAGTCGGTGACCCCCGGCCAGATGGTGGTGAAGATCGTCCACGACGAGCTCGTGGCGACGCTCGGCTCCGACGCCGATCCCATCGACCTCAACGCCCCCGCCCCGGTGCCGATCCTGATGGTTGGCCTGCAGGGCTCGGGCAAGACCACCTCCACCGCCAAGATCGCCAAGCGCCTCACCGAACGCGGCAAGCGCAAGGTGCTGATGGCGTCCCTCGACACCCGCCGCCCCGCCGCCATGGAGCAGTTGGCCACCCTCGGCAGGCAGGTGGATGTGGCGACCCTGCCCATCGTCGCCGGCCAGAGCGCCTTGCAGATCGCGCGGCGCGCCATCGAGGCGGCGAAGCTCGGCGGCTTCGACGTGGTGATGCTCGACACCGCCGGCCGGGTGACCCTCGACGAGGGGCTGATGGCCGAGGTGGCGGAGGTGAAGGCCGCGACCTCCCCGCACGAGGTGCTGCTGGTCGCCGACAGCCTCACCGGCCAGGACGCGGTGAACACCGCGAAAGCCTTCGACGGCCGCGTCGGCCTCACCGGCATCGTCTTGACCCGCGCCGACGGCGATGGCCGCGGCGGCGCGGCCCTCTCCATGCGCGCGGTCACCGGCAAGCCCATCAAGCTGCTCGGCACCGGCGAGAAGATGGACGCGCTGGAGGATTTCGATCCCCACCGCGTGGCCGGCCGCATCCTCGGCATGGGCGACGTGGTCGCCCTGGTGGAGAAGGCCGCCGAGAATATCGACCTCGAAAAGGCGAAGATCACCGCCGAGCGCATGCGCAAGGGGACCTTCGACCTCGACGATCTGCGCGGCCAGCTGGAGCAGATGGCGAAGATGGGCGGCCTCGGCGGGCTCATGGGCATGCTGCCCGGCGTCGCCAAGGTGAAGAACCAGATCGCCTCCGCCAATCTCGACGACAAGGTGTTCAAGCGGCAGGTGGCCATCATCAACTCGATGACCCCCAAGGAGCGCCGCGCGCCGAAGCTGCTCGACGCCTCGCGCAAGCGCCGCATCGCCGCCGGCTCCGGCACCAAGGTGGAGGAGATCAACCGCCTGCTGAAGATGCACCGCCAGATGGCCGACGTGATGAAGGCCATGGGCGGCGCCGCCGGCAAGCGCGGCCCGCTGGCGGGCCTGGCGGGAATGATGGGCTTCGGCGGCGGCGGCCCCTCGCCCGAGATGCTGCAGGACATGGCCGAGAAGATGGGCAAGGGCGGCCCGGGCGGCATGTCCGGCGCGCCCGGCGGGCTCCCGCCGAACTTCCCCGGCCTGCCCGGCGGCGGCCTGCCCTCCAAGTTCCCCGGCGGCCTGCCCGGCCTACCGAAGGGCTTTCCTGGACTGGGAGGGCCCGGCAAGAAGAAATAA
- a CDS encoding LysE family translocator: MRTPEFLFAIWGLLLTPGPTNTLLALSGASAGLRRSARLMPAELAAYLLVVVPLALFGADLLARQPLAAGAVKLAAAGWIAFLAVKLWRVETAGTGDGEVTARRVFVTTLLNPKGLIIGLTLLPRGTSPDFALHLGVFAASVVMVAAIWAGAGRMLKRDSAEPPRLYRRTAALWLGLLAAALVGAALRA, translated from the coding sequence GTGCGCACACCCGAATTCCTCTTCGCCATCTGGGGCCTGCTGCTCACGCCCGGCCCCACCAACACCCTGCTCGCCTTGTCCGGCGCATCGGCAGGACTGCGCCGCTCCGCGCGGCTGATGCCGGCGGAGCTTGCCGCCTATCTCCTCGTGGTGGTGCCGCTGGCGCTGTTCGGCGCCGACCTCCTGGCCCGGCAGCCGCTGGCGGCCGGCGCGGTGAAGCTGGCCGCAGCCGGCTGGATCGCCTTCCTCGCCGTGAAGCTGTGGCGGGTCGAGACGGCGGGGACGGGCGACGGCGAGGTCACCGCCCGCCGCGTGTTCGTGACGACCCTGCTCAATCCCAAGGGGCTGATCATCGGCCTCACATTGCTGCCGCGCGGAACGTCGCCGGACTTCGCCCTGCATCTCGGCGTGTTCGCCGCCTCGGTGGTGATGGTGGCGGCGATCTGGGCCGGGGCCGGACGGATGCTGAAGCGCGACAGCGCCGAGCCGCCCCGGCTCTATCGCCGGACCGCCGCGCTCTGGCTCGGGCTCCTCGCGGCCGCATTGGTGGGCGCCGCGCTGCGGGCCTGA
- a CDS encoding phage holin family protein, with product MNFDQLVRNLRILLRTNIIIAEIHLRHVAARAGLFAFAALVASFGVVMLGVALFLALEQSLGPMWAAVVVGGGGLVLALVVALVGANLKPSRELGLANQVNQSALDAVSADLKATSSGLTQFASFAAVPNLVLPVLTFLLKAFRRPRA from the coding sequence ATGAATTTCGACCAGCTTGTGCGGAACCTGCGCATCCTGCTGCGCACCAACATCATCATCGCGGAAATCCATCTGCGCCACGTGGCGGCGCGGGCCGGGCTGTTCGCCTTCGCGGCCCTGGTGGCGAGCTTCGGCGTGGTGATGCTGGGGGTGGCGCTGTTCCTCGCCCTGGAGCAGTCGCTGGGGCCCATGTGGGCCGCGGTGGTGGTGGGCGGCGGCGGGCTGGTGCTGGCGCTGGTCGTCGCGCTCGTCGGCGCCAACCTGAAGCCCTCGCGCGAGCTCGGCCTCGCCAACCAGGTGAACCAGTCGGCGCTGGATGCGGTCTCGGCCGACCTCAAGGCCACGTCCTCGGGCCTGACCCAGTTCGCCTCGTTCGCCGCGGTGCCCAACCTGGTGCTGCCGGTCCTCACCTTCCTGCTGAAGGCCTTCCGCCGACCGCGGGCGTAG
- a CDS encoding leucyl aminopeptidase: MSEPVTLSFARLTAAPKGVLIVLTDESLAFGTQTQKLLKGADRAVTRAFDAERFKGKAWSSLDLLAPAGLDAPRLVVISLGKAGELKASDFLKLGGLVAGKIPSSAREATVVLDLPGTKVAPEAAAEVALGIRLRRYTFDRYKTKKKDEAEHGPLAVTLLVSDEAATKRTFAAREAVGDGVLLARDLVNEPANVLDPPEFARRAEEHLSGVGVEVEVLDDEALARAGMRALLGVGQGSIKESRVVVMRWNGGPKDEAPVAFIGKGVTFDTGGISIKPAAGMEDMKGDMGGAACVTGLMYALAARKAKVNAVGLIGLVENMPDGAAQRPGDIVASLSGQTIEIINTDAEGRLVLCDVLWYAKERFKPKFMIDLATLTGAILVALGSEYAGLFSNDDTLSERLAKAGQETGERVWRMPLGPEYDKLIDSKFADMKNTGGRHAGSITAAQFLQRFVEKTPWAHLDVAGTAMSSPASDINKSWGSGWGVRLLDQLVKDNYEG; this comes from the coding sequence ATGTCCGAACCCGTCACCCTCTCGTTCGCCAGGCTCACCGCCGCCCCCAAGGGCGTGCTGATCGTGCTCACCGACGAGAGCCTCGCCTTCGGCACGCAGACCCAGAAGCTGCTCAAGGGCGCGGACCGGGCCGTGACCCGCGCCTTCGACGCCGAGCGCTTCAAGGGCAAGGCCTGGAGCAGCCTCGATCTGCTCGCCCCCGCCGGCCTCGATGCGCCGCGCCTGGTGGTGATCTCGCTGGGCAAGGCCGGTGAGCTGAAGGCGTCCGATTTCCTCAAGCTCGGCGGCCTCGTCGCCGGCAAGATCCCCTCTTCCGCCCGCGAGGCGACGGTGGTGCTCGATCTGCCCGGCACCAAGGTGGCGCCGGAGGCGGCGGCCGAGGTCGCCCTCGGCATCCGCCTGCGCCGCTACACCTTCGACCGCTACAAGACCAAGAAGAAGGACGAGGCCGAGCATGGCCCCCTCGCCGTCACCCTGCTGGTGTCCGACGAGGCCGCCACCAAGCGCACCTTCGCCGCCCGCGAGGCGGTGGGCGACGGCGTGCTGCTCGCCCGCGACCTGGTGAACGAGCCCGCCAACGTGCTCGACCCGCCGGAATTCGCCCGCCGCGCCGAGGAGCACCTCTCCGGCGTCGGCGTGGAGGTGGAAGTGCTGGACGACGAGGCCCTCGCCCGCGCCGGCATGCGGGCGCTGCTGGGCGTCGGCCAGGGCTCCATCAAGGAAAGCCGCGTGGTGGTGATGCGCTGGAACGGCGGCCCCAAGGACGAGGCCCCGGTGGCCTTCATCGGCAAGGGCGTCACCTTCGACACCGGCGGCATCTCCATCAAGCCCGCCGCCGGCATGGAGGACATGAAGGGCGACATGGGCGGCGCCGCCTGCGTCACCGGCCTCATGTATGCGCTGGCCGCCCGCAAGGCGAAGGTGAACGCGGTGGGGCTCATCGGCCTGGTGGAGAACATGCCCGACGGCGCCGCCCAGCGCCCCGGCGACATCGTCGCCTCGCTCTCCGGCCAGACCATCGAGATCATCAACACCGACGCCGAGGGCCGGCTCGTGCTGTGCGACGTGCTCTGGTACGCCAAGGAGCGCTTCAAGCCCAAGTTCATGATCGACCTCGCCACCCTCACCGGGGCCATCCTGGTGGCGCTGGGGTCGGAATATGCCGGGCTGTTCTCCAACGACGACACCCTGTCCGAGCGCCTCGCCAAGGCCGGCCAGGAGACCGGGGAGCGGGTGTGGCGCATGCCGCTCGGCCCGGAATACGACAAGCTCATCGATTCGAAGTTCGCCGACATGAAGAACACCGGCGGCCGCCACGCCGGCTCCATCACCGCCGCCCAGTTCCTCCAGCGCTTCGTCGAGAAGACCCCGTGGGCGCATCTGGACGTGGCCGGAACCGCCATGTCCTCGCCCGCGAGCGACATCAACAAGAGCTGGGGCTCGGGCTGGGGCGTGCGCCTGCTCGACCAGCTGGTGAAGGACAATTACGAGGGGTGA
- a CDS encoding DNA polymerase III subunit chi, with protein MTEILFYHLERQPLEAVLPTLIEKSLERGWRCVVQCGSVERRDALDAHLWTYSEASFLPHGTEAQPLPERQPVLIATSETNPNAAQIRFLVDAVPLADPAPYTRVVHLFDGRDDEQVAQARERWREAKAAAASQGHTLTYWQQDENGRWVRKA; from the coding sequence ATGACCGAAATCCTCTTCTACCACCTGGAGCGCCAGCCCCTCGAAGCGGTGCTGCCGACGCTCATCGAGAAGTCGCTGGAGCGCGGGTGGCGGTGCGTGGTGCAGTGCGGCTCGGTGGAGCGGCGCGACGCGCTCGATGCGCATCTGTGGACCTATTCGGAGGCGTCCTTCCTGCCGCACGGCACGGAAGCCCAGCCCTTGCCCGAGCGCCAGCCGGTGCTCATCGCCACCTCCGAGACCAACCCCAACGCCGCGCAGATCCGCTTCCTGGTCGACGCGGTGCCGCTTGCCGACCCCGCGCCCTATACGCGGGTGGTGCACCTGTTCGACGGGCGGGACGACGAGCAGGTGGCCCAGGCCCGCGAGCGCTGGCGCGAAGCCAAGGCCGCCGCGGCGTCGCAGGGCCACACCCTCACCTACTGGCAGCAGGACGAGAACGGCCGCTGGGTGCGCAAGGCCTAG
- a CDS encoding DUF6460 domain-containing protein yields the protein MPENNELTRFFGGSPAWVLVRLVILSVVVGVILAALGLDPRNIFNSLERLVRNLFSFGFEAFGSLWRYFLLGAVVVIPLWLILRVFGRR from the coding sequence ATGCCCGAGAACAACGAACTCACCCGCTTCTTCGGCGGATCGCCCGCCTGGGTGCTGGTGCGGCTCGTCATCCTCTCGGTGGTGGTGGGCGTGATCCTGGCCGCGCTGGGGCTCGATCCGCGCAACATCTTCAACAGCCTCGAGCGGCTGGTGCGCAACCTGTTCTCCTTCGGCTTCGAGGCGTTCGGCAGCCTGTGGCGCTACTTCCTGCTCGGCGCCGTGGTGGTGATCCCCCTCTGGCTGATCCTGCGCGTGTTCGGCCGCCGCTGA
- a CDS encoding S24 family peptidase codes for MLTHGQVWRAIDQLAEQHGLSTSALARRAGLDPTTFNRSKRVTTDGRPRWPSTESIAKALAATGTSAEHFFALLAPDAARGAPAGFEEESLPLKGPIHAIRQIGFAQAGSGGFFDDAGFPVGAGWDEIAFPEVEDAHAYALEIAGDSMQPVYRDGDIVVVSPAASVRRGDRVVLKTRDGEVLAKELVRKTTRHVELRSLNPAHEDRQIPLDQVDWMARIIWASQ; via the coding sequence ATGCTCACCCACGGACAGGTCTGGCGCGCGATCGACCAGCTCGCGGAGCAGCACGGGCTTTCCACGTCGGCCTTGGCGCGGCGGGCGGGGCTCGATCCCACCACCTTCAACCGGTCGAAGCGCGTCACCACGGATGGGCGGCCGCGCTGGCCCTCCACCGAGAGCATCGCCAAGGCGCTGGCGGCCACCGGCACCAGCGCCGAGCATTTCTTCGCCCTCCTCGCGCCGGACGCCGCGCGTGGCGCGCCCGCCGGCTTCGAGGAGGAAAGCCTGCCGCTGAAGGGACCCATCCACGCCATCCGGCAGATCGGATTTGCCCAGGCGGGCTCGGGCGGCTTCTTCGACGACGCGGGCTTCCCGGTGGGCGCCGGCTGGGACGAGATCGCCTTTCCGGAGGTGGAGGACGCGCATGCCTACGCGCTGGAGATTGCGGGTGATTCCATGCAGCCGGTCTATCGCGACGGCGACATCGTGGTGGTCTCGCCCGCGGCCTCGGTGCGCCGGGGAGACCGGGTGGTGCTGAAGACCAGGGACGGCGAGGTGCTGGCCAAGGAGCTGGTGCGCAAGACCACCCGCCACGTGGAGCTGCGCTCCTTGAACCCCGCCCACGAGGACCGGCAGATTCCGCTCGACCAGGTGGACTGGATGGCTCGGATCATCTGGGCGAGCCAGTGA